A single Fusarium oxysporum Fo47 chromosome IV, complete sequence DNA region contains:
- a CDS encoding RecF/RecN/SMC, translated as MRVIEVIIDGFKSYAVRTVISGWDESFNSITGLNGSGKSNILDAICFVLGITNMSTVRAQNLQDLIYKRGQAGVTKASVTIVFDNRETKKSPIGFEEYATISVTRQIVLGGTSKYLINGHRAQQQTVQNLFQSVQLNINSPNFLIMQGRITKVLNMKAVEILAMIEEAAGTRMFEDRRDKALKTMAKKETKLVELRELLKDEIEPKLEKLRTEKRAFLDFQQTQNDLERLTRVVVAYDYLRYQDSLSQSAADLEGKKQRRRDLEESAARLKSEISHLEEDVKKVRAQRDKELRKGGKASALEEAAKKHSNELVRLATILDLKKSSLAEEEEKKVAVEKTVSELEATLQEKTAAFENAKARYDAAKEDLEQQNKDAESKEELLQTLQTGVASKDGQENGYQGQLQDAKNRATTAATEQEQAKIKIAHLEKRVKEEEPRAKKAKDQNADLLRDLDGLKTQAQKLEKELGRLGFEPGQEEQMFKRESELQQTVRNLRQESDKLKRQVANTEFNYADPVPNFDRSKVKGLVAQLFTLDKEHTQAGTALEICAGGRLYNVVVDTEVTGTQLLQRGKLRKRVTIIPLNKIAAFKASAQTIATAQNIAPGKVDLALSLVGYDHEVSAAMEYVFGNTLICADADTAKRVTFDPNVRMRSITLEGDAYDPSGTLSGGSSPNSSGVLVLLQKLNGLTRQLSEAEGALRELQARISKEKAKLDQARRIKQDLDLKSHEIKLAEEQISGNSSSSIIQEVANMKSTIQELKESISEARIRQAKATADIKTIEKDMNDFDNNKDAKLVELQKALDKLRAGLGKNAAAVKTLQKELQGAQLDAEQAGVDLSTAREQLQEVEIAIKAQQKDIENLAKQKAELQETHDTVQAQLDDERAKLHQFDNELRALEDATRSKNSRIAEESLEMQKLGHLVEKFHKEQQGAAEKVARLEKEFDWIADEKDKFGRSGTPYDFKNHNIGECKSTLHNLTERFQGMKKKINPKVMNMIDSVEKKEVSLKHMIKTVIRDKRKIEETIVSLDDYKKKALHETWEKVNGDFGNIFSELLPGGSFAKLDPPEGKTISDGLEVKVCLGKVWKQSLTELSGGQRSLVALSLIMALLQFKPAPMYILDEVDAALDLSHTQNIGRLIKTRFKGSQFIVVSLKDGMFQNANRIFRTRFSEGTSMVQALTPADMK; from the exons ATGAGGGTTATTGAAGTAATTATTGAC GGCTTCAAGTCTTATGCCGTGCGTACCGTGATCTCAGGATG GGACGAGAGTTTCAATTCGATCACCGGTCTCAACGGTAGTGGAAAGTCAAACATCCTCGATGCGATATGTTTCGTTCTCGGAATTACAAACATGTCAACGGTTCGAGCGCAAAATCTACAG GACCTGATATATAAGCGCGGTCAAGCTGGTGTCACAAAAGCCAGCGTCACAATTGTCTTCGACAATCGAGAAACTAAGAAGTCGCCGATCGGGTTCGAAGAATATGCCACCATTAGTGTTACACGACAGATCGTTCTTGGAGGAACATCCAAGTACCTCATCAACGGCCACCGCGCTCAACAACAGACGGTGCAAAACCTATTCCAGTCGGTGCagctcaacatcaacagcccCAACTTCCTCATTATGCAGGGTCGCATCACCAAAGTCCTCAACATGAAGGCTGTGGAGATCTTAGCCATGATAGAGGAAGCTGCCGGAACCAGGATGTTCGAGGATCGTCGAGACAAGGCCCTCAAGACAATGGCAAAGAAGGAAACCAAGTTAGTCGAGCTTcgagagcttctcaaggacgaGATTGAGCCCAAGTTGGAGAAACTACGAACTGAAAAGCGTGCTTTCCTAGACTTCCAACAGACTCAAAATGACCTGGAGAGACTGACTCGAGTGGTTGTTGCGTACGATTATCTGCGCTACCAAGACTCTCTAAGCCAGTCAGCGGCAGATCTCGAAGGAAAGAAGCAAAGGCGGCGCGATCTGGAGGAGTCAGCAGCTCGTCTAAAGAGTGAGATTTCTCATCTTGAAGAGGATGTTAAGAAAGTGCGAGCTCAACGAGACAAGGAGCTTCGAAAAGGAGGCAAGGCTTCAGCACTAGAGgaggcagccaagaagcACTCGAATGAGCTTGTGCGATTAGCCACTATTCTTGATCTGAAGAAGTCCAGCTtggcagaggaagaagaaaagaaggtaGCTGTTGAAAAGACGGTCTCAGAGTTGGAAGCCACCCTACAGGAGAAGACGGCCGCTTTCGAAAACGCAAAGGCCCGGTACGATGCCGCCAAGGAAGATCTGGAACAACAAAACAAAGACGCCGAGTCTaaggaagaacttcttcaAACTCTGCAGACAGGTGTGGCCTCCAAGGATGGTCAAGAGAACGGCTACCAGGGTCAACTTCAAGATGCAAAGAATCGTGCAACGACGGCGGCTACAGAGCAAGAGCAAGCAAAGATCAAGATTGCACATTTGGAAAAGCGtgtcaaggaagaagagcctcGCGCGAAAAAGGCGAAGGATCAGAACGCCGATCTTCTGCGCGATCTTGATGGCTTAAAGACACAAGCCCAAAAGTTAGAGAAAGAACTTGGCCGATTGGGCTTCGAACCTGGTCAGGAAGAGCAGATGTTCAAAAGGGAGTCAGAGTTGCAACAAACCGTTCGCAATTTGAGGCAAGAATCTGACAAGCTGAAGCGTCAAGTCGCCAACACAGAGTTCAACTACGCGGATCCTGTGCCCAACTTTGATCGATCGAAGGTCAAGGGTCTTGTCGCCCAATTATTCACTCTTGACAAGGAGCACACTCAGGCCGGCACTGCGTTGGAGATCTGCGCTGGAGGACGCCTATACAATGTCGTGGTTGATACTGAGGTGACAGGTACACAGCTGCTACAGAGGGGCAAGCTACGAAAGCGAGTCACTATCATtcctctcaacaagatcgccGCTTTCAAAGCTTCGGCGCAAACCATCGCTACGGCTCAAAATATCGCACCTGGCAAGGTTGATCTGGCGCTGTCTTTAGTTGGCTATGATCACGAGGTGTCAGCAGCTATGGAGTATGTCTTCGGCAATACTCTGATCTGTGCTGATGCAGATACTGCTAAGAGGGTCACGTTCGACCCGAACGTGCGCATGAGGAGTATCACTCTTGAAGGAGATGCGTACGATCCATCTGGTACACTATCTGGCGGAAGCTCACCAAACTCGAGCGGTGTTCTGGTACTtctccagaagctcaacgGCCTGACTCGTCAACTGAGCGAAGCGGAAGGTGCTTTGAGGGAGCTCCAAGCCCGCATATCTAAGGAGAAGGCCAAGCTGGACCAAGCTCGCAGAATCAAGCAAGACTTGGATCTCAAGAGCCACGAAATCAAACTCGCTGAGGAGCAGATCAGCGGCAACTCTTCGTCTTCCATCATTCAGGAAGTTGCAAATATGAAGTCAACCATTCAAGAACTCAAAGAGAGCATATCCGAGGCCAGGATTCGACAAGCCAAGGCAACCGCCGATATAAAGACCATTGAGAAGGATATGAATGACTTCGACAACAACAAGGACGCCAAGCTCGTCGAACTGCAGAAGGCACTTGATAAGCTGCGAGCTGGCCTCGGTAAGAACGCTGCCGCCGTAAAGACTCTGCAAAAAGAACTCCAGGGTGCACAACTCGACGCTGAGCAAGCGGGTGTCGATTTGTCTACTGCTCGAGAACAGTTACAAGAAGTTGAGATCGCCATCAAGGCCCAACAGAAAGACATTGAAAACCTAGCAAAGCAAAAGGCTGAACTTCAGGAAACGCACGACACTGTTCAGGCtcagcttgatgatgaacgTGCCAAGTTGCATCAATTCGATAACGAGCTTCGAGCTTTGGAAGATGCCACTCGCTCCAAGAACTCACGCATTGCTGAAGAGAGTCTCGAAATGCAGAAGCTTGGTCATCTTGTGGAGAAGTTCCATAAAGAGCAACAAGGTGCTGCCGAAAAGGTCGCCCGTCTAGAGAAGGAGTTCGACTGGATTGCGGACGAAAAGGACAAGTTTGGTCGCAGCGGAACTCCGTATGACTTCAAGAACCACAACATTGGAGAGTGCAAGTCAACATTACACAACTTGACTGAGCGCTTCCAGggtatgaagaagaagatcaaccCCAAGGTCATGAACATGATCGAcagtgttgagaagaaggaggtgTCGCTCAAGCACATGATCAAGACTGTCATCAGGGACAAGCGTAAGATTGAAGAGACAATCGTCAGCTTGGATGactacaagaagaaggcacTCCACGAGACATGGGAGAAGGTCAATGGTGACTTTGGTAACATCTTCTCTGAGTTGCTTCCCGGAGGCAGCTTTGCCAAGCTTGATCCTCCCGAGGGCAAGACTATCAGCGATGGTCTTGAGGTCAAGGTCTGTCTTGGTAAAGTGTGGAAGCAGAGTTTGACGGAACTGAGTGGTGGACAAAG ATCTCTGGTTGCTCTGtctctcatcatggctcTGCTCCAGTTCAAGCCTGCCCCTATGTACATTCTTGACGAGGTTGATGCTGCGCTGGATCTCTCACATACCCAGAACATCGGTCGTCTCATCAAGACCCGATTCAAGGGCTCGCAGTTCATAGTCGTCAGTCTGAAAGACGGCATGTTCCAAAACGCGAACCGCATTTTCCGCACCCGCTTCAGCGAAGGTACTAGTATGGTGCAGGCTCTCACGCCAGCGGATATGAAGTAA